From Coffea arabica cultivar ET-39 chromosome 2e, Coffea Arabica ET-39 HiFi, whole genome shotgun sequence, the proteins below share one genomic window:
- the LOC113732322 gene encoding uncharacterized protein — MGELGLGPQTPGSSPGPYRLGLPGEAKLLLPVNPTHRKTNLAVGAPSGTTLGPPLLAHLLCFTGLGSALPSTPRADQVSSPRGSVCASSVGAVCGNRKVSKIVLMARTRSKRTAESAGPGGGEGSQRKEAGASQGVGGSALSGERRQQIFQFVTENLPMLEDIIRQAKEGEGARGAQTSKAKGKEKELPPDPSEDESRDQPPRRKRPRTPPRPRASVVGDSERYSRDRSARSQPRDPSPRKPTRNGFERSPARSVKSRPRDHLDPARDELEQILRPRSYEDNYATSPFTREIEDYPLPRRFKIPSIEMYDASTDPEDHLSVFLTHMRLQTAADEVRCKTFPMFLKGKARLWFQGLKPGSIRSFPELARQFAAQFVSSKVYARNATHLMSIRQRPDESLRNFMTRFNAESLQVRDKDEKVVMAAFTNGLRVEELFYDLAKKPPANLEELLRRAHEAANAEEAGRLKKESDREIGDRKGRTNPLEGKEAPAKKNVFDRLSKEKTPALPPLSEKTYTPLTRPRAQILAVMEAEGLGDRPPKMGTPRNKRNQDRYCAFHRDVGHDTEGCWALRKEIEDLIQRGFLGRFVRRPGQEFGRNPYGDRREGQRRDRPERREAPRNHSPDQDTQNLAGVINTIAGGPTGGDSHAARKNKRPPPEGDDSLKRLRMDEEITFGPRDAVPLASGNHEAIVIDIVTNNYRVKKVYVDQGSAVDIMFYRVFKELGLRDDQLTPVRTPLVGFTGPPISSEGMITLMVTVGQAPRCRTILVDFVVVKQSSPYNVFLGRPALNALRAVSSTFHLSIKFPTPGGVAEVRGDPAVARACYLATLRGHEKVVAQTTCLEPYIPGDEAQQLSTQDEMEEFPLREDRPDQILRIGALLPAKEKESLKALLREYSQVFAWSVDDMPGIPTDLAVHHLDVDPHFKPVKQKKRSFAPERNDVIRAEVGKLLESKIILEVYYPTWLANPVLVKKEDLTWRMCVDFTDLNKACPKDCFPLPRIDRLVDSTVGFDVLCFLDAFKGYHQIEMAEEDRDKTSFITEEGTYCYRTMPFGLKNAGATYQRLVNKLFRNQVGRSMEVYVDDMIVKSRTDQRLIPDLREVLDILLKSRMRLNPKKCTFGVRSGRFLGFLVSRDGIRANPDKLQAIMDMAPPRSVKEVQRLTGRMAALNRFLLRSAVRGLPFFRVLKAPKDFHWTDECQKAFIDLKTYLAELPSLTAPEPGETLFLYLSACNEAVSAVLVREDEGAQRPVYYAHGIVVLTDQPLRQILTKPEVSGRMTKWAVELAEHDIGYQPRKAIKAQALADFLAEGASLSLTELSPQHEERLPKEPWVLFVDGASSKEGSGAGLLLISPTGEELTYALRLDFPASNNEAEYEALLTGLRIAHQMGITAIQARSDSQLVVLQVLGEYEAKDEVMKKYLAKVREAVALFQTFEIERVPRSQNKRADALSKLASSSFAHLSKEVWVEVLKQKSIDQVQVLTIDSSATWMTPLIDFLSSGALPENKAKARRIQLRAAKYTYTGGTLYRRSYLSPWLKCVTLGEGDYVLREVHEGICAAHVGSRVLAKKCLLLGYYWPSVFRDAADLVRKCRACQVHEFWYVLSKTLAEDAAWKFAKEQGINIITINPGFVIGPFLQPSINLSVEMVLNLVNGAESFPNGTHRWVDVRDVAYAHILAFEVPSASGRYCLVGRSAHASQVIKILHELYPSHQFPNELSDNSSLIISDCTISNDKAKNLGVHFIPLEVSLKDTVESFREKNLVSI; from the exons aTGGGCGAGCTGGGCCTTGGCCCTCAGACCCCTGGGAGCAGCCCCGGGCCGTACCGACTAGGGCTCCCAGGGGAGGCGAAG TTGCTACTTCCCGTGAACCctactcaccggaaaactaacttggCCGTCGGAGCGCCCTCGGGGACAACCCTCGGGCCCCCTCTGTTAGCTCATCTTCTCTGTTTTACAGGTCTTGGATCAGCTCTCCCATCGACACCCCGAGCTGATCAGGTCAGCTCTCCTCGGGGAAGCGTCTGCgcttcttcagttggcgccgtctgtgggaatcGTAAGGTAAGTAAGATTGTGTTGATGGCCCGGACGCGATCCAAGCGTACGGCAGAGAGCGCCGGCCCTGGGGGCGGTGAGGGGTCCCAGCGGAAAGAGGCCGGGGCGTCCCAGGGCGTCGGTGGCTCGGCCCTTTCAGGGGAACGGAGGCAGCAGATCTTCCAGTTCGTGACGGAGAATCTCCCCATGCTGGAGGATATAATTCGGCAGGCGAAGGAGGGAGAGGGGGCTAGGGGTGcacagacctccaaggccaaggGAAAGGAGAAGGAGTTACCCCCTGATCCTTCAGAGGATGAGTCGCGCGACCAGCCCCCTAGGAGGAAGCGACCCCGGACTCCTCCCCGCCCCCGAGCCTCGGTGGTTGGGGACAGCGAGAGGTACTCCCGCGACAGGTCCGCGAGGAGCCAACCCAGAGACCCCTCTCCGAGGAAGCCCACACGGAATGGGTTCGAGCGTTCCCCCGCTCGATCCGTCAAAAGCCGGCCCCGCGATCATCTGGACCCTGCTCGGGATGAACTCGAGCAGATCTTGAGGCCCCGGTCATACGAAGACAACTATGCAACCTCGCCCTTTACCCGGGAGATAGAGGACTACCCCCTACCCCGGAGGTTCAAGATTCCGAGCATCGAGATGTACGATGCCTCTACAGACCCGGAAGACCACCTCTCGGTATTCCTGACGCACATGCGCCTGCAAACCGCCGCGGATGAGGTTCGCTGCAAGACCTTCCCAATGTTCCTAAAGGGGAAGGCGCGGCTCTGGTTCCAGGGACTGAAACCGGGATCTATACGGAGCTTTCCCGAGCTGGCCCGGCAGTTTGCAGCCCAGTTCGTCTCCTCGAAGGTTTACGCGAGGAACGCAACCCACCTGATGTCCATCAGGCAAAGGCCCGACGAGTCGCTGAGGAATTTCATGACCCGCTTCAATGCGGAGAGCTTGCAGGTCAGGGACAAGGACGAAAAAGTGGTGATGGCCGCCTTCACAAATGGGCTCAGGGTGGAGGAGCTTTTCTACGATCTGGCCAAGAAGCCTCCCGCAAACCTGGAAGAGCTCCTACGCAGGGCCCACGAGGCTGCCAACGCGGAGGAAGCGGGTCGCCTAAAGAAAGAGTCAGATCGGGAGATCGGAGATCGTAAAGGCCGGACCAACCCCCTGGAGGGCAAGGAGGCCCCGGCTAAGAAAAACGTCTTTGATCGGCTCTCGAAGGAGAAGACCCCTGCTCTGCCACCACTCTCAGAGAAGACCTACACCCCCCTAACACGGCCCAGAGCTCAGATCTTGGCCGTTATGGAGGCCGAAGGGTTGGGAGATCGGCCGCCTAAGATGGGGACGCCCCGGAACAAAAGGAATCAGGACCGATATTGCGCCTTTCACCGTGACGTCGGACATGACACGGAGGGCTGCTGGGCCCTGCGTAAGGAGATCGAGGACCTGATCCAACGCGGCTTTCTAGGTCGGTTCGTACGCCGACCAGGACAAGAGTTCGGACGCAACCCTTACGGAGACAGGCGCGAGGGACAGCGTCGCGACCGTCCAGAACGGCGTGAGGCTCCTCGGAACCACTCTCCCGACCAGGACACCCAGAACTTGGCGGGAGTGATAAACACCATCGCGGGAGGCCCCACGGGGGGGGACAGTCATGCAGCTCGGAAGAATAAGCGGCCACCTCCCGAAGGGGACGACTCCTTGAAGCGTCTGCGCATGGACGAGGAGATTACCTTCGGACCAAGGGATGCGGTTCCCTTGGCTTCCGGGAACCATGAAGCTATTGTGATAGACATTGTCACCAATAACTACCGGGTGAAGAAGGTGTATGTCGACCAGGGTAGCGCGGTTGACATCATGTTCTATCGCGTGTTCAAGGAGCTCGGACTAAGGGATGACCAGCTGACCCCGGTCCGGACACCTCTGGTGGGCTTCACCGGACCACCCATCAGCTCGGAGGGAATGATCACCCTGATGGTCACCGTCGGACAGGCCCCCAGGTGCCGGACCATTCTCGTTGATTTCGTGGTGGTCAAGCAGTCGTCCCCCTACAATGTGTTCTTGGGGAGACCCGCCCTGAACGCCCTCCGAGCTGTCTCCTCTACTTTCCACCTCAGCATCAAGTTCCCCACCCCTGGGGGGGTAGCCGAGGTGCGCGGCGACCCAGCGGTAGCCAGGGCATGCTACCTGGCCACGCTTCGGGGGCATGAGAAGGTGGTCGCCCAGACAACCTGTTTGGAACCCTACATCCCAGGGGATGAGGCCCAGCAGCTAAGCACCCAAGATGAGATGGAGGAGTTCCCCCTAAGGGAGGATCGGCCCGATCAGATTCTCCGCATTGGAGCCCTGTTGCCCGCCAAGGAGAAGGAGAGTTTGAAAGCTCTGTTGAGGGAATACTCCCAGGTCTTCGCCTGGTCGGTGGACGACATGCCCGGGATCCCCACGGACCTGGCGGTCCATCACCTCGACGTGGACCCTCACTTCAAGCCagtaaagcaaaagaaaaggagtttcGCCCCCGAGAGAAATGATGTGATCAGGGCGGAGGTCGGCAAGTTGTTGGAGTCCAAGATTATCCTGGAGGTCTACTACCCGACCTGGCTGGCCAACCCCGTCCTGGTCAAGAAGGAGGACCTGACCTGGAGGATGTGTGTAGACTTCACAGACCTTAACAAAGCCTGCCCAAAGGACTGCTTTCCCCTGCCTCGAATTGACAGGTTAGTAGACTCTACTGTGGGCTTTGACGTTTTATGCTTTCTGGATGCCTTTAAGGGGTATCACCAGATAGAGATGGCCGAGGAGGACCGGGACAAGACCTCCTTCATCACCGAGGAGGGAACCTACTGCTACAGGACCATGCCCTTCGGATTGAAGAATGCGGGAGCAACTTACCAGCGCCTGGTGAACAAGTTATTCCGAAACCAGGTCGGCAGGAGCATGGAGGTTTATGTGGACGACATGATCGTCAAAAGTCGAACTGACCAGCGCCTCATACCCGACCTGCGGGAGGTCCTGGACATCCTACTGAAGAGCCGGATGCGCTTAAATCCGAAGAAGTGCACTTTTGGGGTCAGATCGGGAAGGTTTCTCGGTTTCCTGGTGTCCCGAGACGGAATCCGGGCCAACCCGGATAAACTCCAGGCCATCATGGACATGGCCCCTCCGAGGAGCGTGAAGGAGGTCCAACGGCTAACAGGAAGGATGGCCGCCCTGAATAGGTTTCTCTTGCGCTCCGCGGTCCGGGGGCTGCCCTTCTTCCGAGTACTGAAAGCGCCGAAGGACTTCCACTGGACTGACGAGTGCCAGAAGGCCTTCATCGACCTAAAAACATACTTGGCCGAGCTACCATCTCTGACAGCCCCAGAGCCGGGGGAGACCTTATTCCTATACCTATCCGCCTGCAACGAGGCCGTCAGCGCGGTCCTGGTGCGGGAGGATGAGGGGGCTCAGAGGCCGGTGTATTAC GCTCACGGCATTGTAGTCCTGACTGACCAGCCCCTGCGTCAGATACTCACCAAGCCAGAGGTCTCGGGCAGAATGACCAAATGGGCTGTCGAGCTAGCCGAGCACGACATCGGCTATCAGCCCCGCAAAGCCATCAAGGCCCAGGCCTTAGCGGATTTCCTTGCTGAAGGGGCTAGCTTGAGTCTAACCGAGCTAAGCCCCCAACACGAGGAGCGGCTGCCGAAGGAGCCCTGGGTGTTGTTCGTGGACGGGGCCTCCAGCAAGGAAGGAAGCGGGGCTGGTCTGCTACTCATTTCACCCACCGGGGAAGAACTGACCTACGCCCTCCGATTGGACTTCCCCGCGTCCAACAATGAGGCCGAGTACGAGGCCCTGCTCACAGGATTGCGGATAGCCCACCAGATGGGAATAACCGCGATCCAGGCCAGGAGCGACTCGCAGCTCGTCGTCCTTCAAGTCCTTGGGGAGTACGAAGCCAAGGACGAGGTTATGAAGAAGTACCTGGCCAAAGTACGAGAGGCGGTGGCCTTGTTCCAAACGTTCGAAATCGAGCGGGTGCCAAGGTCCCAGAACAAGCGGGCAGACGCCCTTTCAAAGTTGGCATCCTCCTCATTTGCCCACCTGAGCAAGGAGGTATGGGTGGAGGTGCTAAAGCAGAAAAGTATCGATCAGGTCCAGGTCCTGACTATAGACAGCTCGGCCACCTGGATGACGCCCCTCATTGACTTCCTCAGCTCGGGTGCCCTCCCCGAAAACAAAGCCAAGGCACGCCGAATCCAGCTCCGGGCTGCCAAGTACACCTACACCGGGGGTACCCTCTATAGGAGGTCGTATTTGTCCCCCTGGTTAAAGTGCGTGACTCTCGGGGAAGGTGATTACGTCCTGCGCGAAGTCCACGAAGGAATATGTGCGGCACACGTGGGATCTCGGGTGTTGGCCAAAAAGTGCCTCCTTTTGGGCTACTACTGGCCCTCTGTCTTCCGAGACGCAGCGGATCTGGTCCGGAAATGCCGAGCTTGCCAGGTACACGAGTTTTGGTATGTACTTTCAAAAACCTTGGCAGAGGATGCTGCATGGAAATTCGCAAAGGAGCAAGGCATCAACATAATAACAATCAATCCAGGATTTGTCATTGGTCCTTTCTTGCAGCCATCTATTAATCTGAGTGTAGAAATGGTCCTCAACCTAGTAAATG GGGCTGAGTCATTTCCTAATGGAACGCATAGATGGGTTGATGTTAGAGATGTCGCCTATGCACATATTCTAGCCTTTGAAGTCCCTTCTGCAAGTGGAAGATATTGCCTGGTTGGGAGATCTGCCCATGCCTCTCAGGTCATCAAGATTTTGCATGAACTTTACCCTTCTCACCAGTTTCCTAATGA GTTGTCCGATAACAGCAGCCTTATTATTTCAGACTGTACAATATCCAATGACAAGGCAAAGAATTTGGGAGTTCACTTTATCCCTTTGGAGGTCAGCTTGAAAGATACGGTTGAGAGCTTCAGGGAGAAGAATTTAGTTAGTATCTAA